CCACGCCGCGAGTGAGCTGGCCGCTGGCCTGATGGTGTTTCTGGATGACGTCCACAGTGAGGCCGGGGCGGACTTGGGAGCGGGGTGGGGGAGGCGTCATGCTGACACATCCAGAATGGACTTCACCACTTGACTCAAACTGCCCGACACGTCCGCCCTCGCCAGCGGATTCTGCGCCTGTCCTGTCCGTTCCACGAAGGCCGTCTTCAGCCCCGCCGCCTTCGCCCCGGTAACGTCCCAGCCGTGCGCGGCGATGAGCCAGCTCTGGGCCGCTTCTGCGCCTGCTTCGCGCAGGCCGTACTCGTAGGCGGCCCGCCGCGGCTTGAGTGTGCAGGCCGCGTCCACCGAGAGCGCGCCGTGCAGCAGGTCGCGCAGCCCGGCATTGTCCAGCTGGGCTTCCAGCACATCGAGCTTGTTGTTGGTCAGGGCATAGGGCTTTGCGCCGCCGTCTTTGAGCAGTTGCAGCCCTTCACGGGTATCGGGATGAGGCGGCAGCGACTTCATGGTGCGGGCCACCTCGTCGGCCAGCCCGTCCGGAACCGGCTGCTGACGCCCCTGCCCCAGCGCACTCAGGGCGGCCTTGCCCAGCGCCGAGAAGTCGCGGTAATCGCCGGTCACGGTGTGCGTCAGGGCCAGTTGTAGTAACAGCTGAAACCACTGCTTGCGCGCCGCGACTTCCCCGAAGGCGTTGCCAAACAGCGGATCGAGCGCCGACAAGTCGAGCAGCGTTTCGTTGACATCGAGGAACACCGTGGGCGTGGACATGGCCGCAGCTTAGCCGCCGCGCCGCCGAATCGGAGTGAGGCGGACGTAAACCGGACTTGGTCCAGACAACGAAACCCGCTCCACCGTGCAGGCTGGAGCGGGTTGTGGGCGCGTCGGGTTCAGACTTCAAGCGCCAGCTTGTCCACGTCGCCCAGCAGCGGCGTACCCGCCGGGTACTCGCCGTTAAAGCAGGCCAGACACAGCCCCGGCCCGCTGACCGCTTCCCGCAGCCCGCGTTCGGAGATGAACTTCAGACTGTCCGCGCCGATGAGTTCGCGGATCTGCTCGATGCTGTGGGTGCTGGCGACGAGTTCCTTGCGGGCGGCGGTGTCGATGCCGTAGAAGCAGGGGTGCTTGATCGGTGGGCTGGACACGCGGAAGTGAACCTCGGTGGCTCCTGCCTCACGCAGCAAATTGACGATCTGGCGGCTGGTGGTGCCGCGCACGATGCTGTCGTCAATCAGCACCACCCGCTTGCCGCGCACCGCGCTGGTGGGCGAGAGCTTCATCTTGACCTTGAGGTCGCGGGCTTCCTGGGTGGGCGCGAGGAAGGTGCGGCCCGCGAAGGGATTCTTGTAGAGGCCGTAGTCGAAGGGGATGCCGCTCTCGCGGGCGTAGCCGATGGCCGCACCCATGCCCGAGTCCGGTACTGGCACCACGATGTCGGCGCTGACCGGAAACTCGCGGGCCAGTTGCTCGCCCATACGGATGCGGCTTTCGTGGGTGTCCACATTGTCCAGGCGGCTGTCGCTGCGGGCAAAGTAGATCCACTCGAACGAGCAGGGCGTCGGCCTGCTGGGATTGACCATCAAGCTGTGCAGGCCGTCGTGGTCCACCCAGACGAGTTCGCCGGGCAGCACGTCGCGCAGCAGCCGCGCGCCCACCGCGAACAGGGCGCACGGCTCCGAGGCGATCACGTAGGCCCCGTCTGGCCCGTCGCGCTGCCCGATGACCAGCGGGCGTACGCCATTGGGGTCGCGGAACCCGATCAGGGCAGTGCGGCTCATCAGCACGCAGGCGTAGCCGCCCCGAAGCTGCTGCATGGCTCCGGCAGTGGCTTCCACCAGGTCCATGTGGCTCTCGCGGGCAATCAGGTTGAGCATCACTTCAGAGTCGTTGGTGGTGGCAAACAGCGCCCCTTCCATCAGCATCTGGTTGCGGACCTCACGGGCGTTCACGAAGTTGCCGTTGTGGGCCAGACCCAGAATGCCCTTGTTGGTGCGGGTGGTCAGCGGCTGGGCGTTGAAGCGCAGATTTGAGCCGGTGGTCGAGTAGCGCACGTGCCCGATGCTGACCCTGGCATTGGCGAGCCGCACCGAGTCGAGCCGCCGCTCGTCGAACACCTGCGTCACCAGCCCCAGGTCCTTTTCCACGTGGAACTTGTCGCCGTCGCTGACCGCTATGCCTGCC
This portion of the Deinococcus rubellus genome encodes:
- a CDS encoding haloacid dehalogenase type II, which gives rise to MSTPTVFLDVNETLLDLSALDPLFGNAFGEVAARKQWFQLLLQLALTHTVTGDYRDFSALGKAALSALGQGRQQPVPDGLADEVARTMKSLPPHPDTREGLQLLKDGGAKPYALTNNKLDVLEAQLDNAGLRDLLHGALSVDAACTLKPRRAAYEYGLREAGAEAAQSWLIAAHGWDVTGAKAAGLKTAFVERTGQAQNPLARADVSGSLSQVVKSILDVSA
- the purF gene encoding amidophosphoribosyltransferase, whose protein sequence is MTFTDLPPYDGDDKPHDECGVFGMYSPQPLDLAWLTYLGIFALQHRGQEAAGIAVSDGDKFHVEKDLGLVTQVFDERRLDSVRLANARVSIGHVRYSTTGSNLRFNAQPLTTRTNKGILGLAHNGNFVNAREVRNQMLMEGALFATTNDSEVMLNLIARESHMDLVEATAGAMQQLRGGYACVLMSRTALIGFRDPNGVRPLVIGQRDGPDGAYVIASEPCALFAVGARLLRDVLPGELVWVDHDGLHSLMVNPSRPTPCSFEWIYFARSDSRLDNVDTHESRIRMGEQLAREFPVSADIVVPVPDSGMGAAIGYARESGIPFDYGLYKNPFAGRTFLAPTQEARDLKVKMKLSPTSAVRGKRVVLIDDSIVRGTTSRQIVNLLREAGATEVHFRVSSPPIKHPCFYGIDTAARKELVASTHSIEQIRELIGADSLKFISERGLREAVSGPGLCLACFNGEYPAGTPLLGDVDKLALEV